The following proteins come from a genomic window of Kitasatospora sp. NBC_01246:
- a CDS encoding nuclear transport factor 2 family protein yields MAADLSPTDAEQIRQLLARFPHAFDNADTRALGEVFTADGVLELARTGAVFSGLEKIRVFSRDLGSRSPDQHTLDSVLTVEPDGTVRGHSRYLAIQLDGTVHNGDWFDVYVRTGDGWRIAHRRSVPRYPLRAGEA; encoded by the coding sequence ATGGCCGCCGACCTGTCCCCGACCGACGCCGAGCAGATCCGCCAGCTGCTCGCCCGCTTCCCGCACGCCTTCGACAACGCCGACACCAGGGCGCTGGGTGAGGTCTTCACCGCCGACGGAGTGCTCGAACTCGCCCGCACCGGAGCGGTGTTCAGCGGACTGGAGAAGATCCGGGTGTTCAGCCGCGACCTCGGCAGCCGGTCCCCCGACCAGCACACCCTGGACAGCGTGCTCACCGTCGAGCCGGACGGCACCGTCCGGGGCCACAGCCGCTACCTGGCGATCCAGCTCGACGGGACGGTCCACAACGGGGACTGGTTCGACGTCTACGTCCGCACCGGGGACGGCTGGCGGATCGCCCACCGCCGCTCCGTCCCCCGCTACCCGCTGCGCGCCGGTGAGGCGTAG
- a CDS encoding rhodanese-like domain-containing protein: MTASAVLTVPAADPAVAAAHFLGRLSFEADVSDVHADLTAGVPGVVVVDSRGEVAWAQGRIPGAVHIPTARIAELAPLLIDPSATVVTYCWGPGCNGATRAALAFARLGHPVKEMLGGFEYWAREGFAYDTDHGSEQRPVDDLTAPRSGISCAC; encoded by the coding sequence ATGACCGCCAGCGCCGTTCTCACCGTCCCCGCCGCCGACCCGGCCGTCGCCGCCGCGCACTTCCTCGGCCGGCTCTCCTTCGAGGCCGACGTCTCGGACGTGCACGCCGACCTGACCGCCGGCGTGCCCGGTGTGGTGGTGGTCGACTCCCGCGGCGAGGTGGCCTGGGCACAGGGCCGGATCCCCGGCGCGGTGCACATCCCCACCGCCCGGATCGCCGAACTCGCGCCGCTGCTGATCGACCCCTCGGCCACGGTCGTCACCTACTGCTGGGGTCCGGGCTGCAACGGCGCCACCCGGGCGGCCCTCGCGTTCGCCCGGCTCGGCCACCCGGTCAAGGAGATGCTCGGCGGCTTCGAGTACTGGGCCCGCGAGGGCTTCGCCTACGACACCGACCACGGCAGCGAGCAGCGGCCGGTGGACGACCTGACCGCCCCGCGCTCCGGGATCTCCTGCGCCTGCTGA
- a CDS encoding helix-turn-helix transcriptional regulator — protein sequence MPRSHTDVPSVGPPPADPLWRAFGARLRHWRRRAGLTQAQLGAEIGYDHTAVSKLEHGARRTTPRIAERLDGLLGAGGELRTACLRAEEGDAGEWDRPAPAAPPAPPGPAGWARPPLPGGPAAPPSPLPPLAAGGPPRRLPDYGLLCPLHGAAGCAVPEAAELAALHAAFCAAAPDTAPPLDADTAHALTGLLAAHLRAGEAPAGPGTAAVEETLRAILRRLGGTTDARARQALARLAAEYAHAAGGLRMQHGRNATAMACFDRALTWSELADDPATQVAALSDMSTLARLDGDPAAALGYAREIARAAPGRHWAGAMSQIGQARAHALAGDVRATVRHIGRARLHLDHIGEHDETDAPWLSIASMRLRVESAAAAALRDASAAVGDHRLALRAVDAADTALRLLAPDQLPSTRLLFTIRMADCHLCAHDPRTAVELLAPVLDEATALPALARHELRGLRIRLGAHGLAVS from the coding sequence GTGCCCCGGAGCCACACCGACGTACCGTCCGTCGGTCCGCCGCCGGCCGACCCGCTCTGGCGCGCCTTCGGCGCCCGGCTGCGGCACTGGCGCCGCCGGGCCGGCCTCACCCAGGCCCAGCTCGGCGCCGAGATCGGCTACGACCACACCGCCGTCAGCAAGCTCGAACACGGCGCCCGCCGGACCACCCCGCGGATCGCCGAGCGGCTGGACGGTCTGCTCGGCGCCGGCGGCGAACTGCGCACCGCCTGCCTGCGGGCCGAGGAGGGGGACGCGGGGGAGTGGGACCGGCCCGCCCCGGCCGCCCCGCCAGCCCCGCCCGGACCGGCCGGCTGGGCCCGCCCGCCACTGCCCGGCGGCCCCGCCGCCCCGCCCTCGCCGCTGCCGCCGCTCGCGGCCGGCGGCCCGCCCCGCCGGCTCCCCGACTACGGGCTGCTCTGCCCGCTGCACGGCGCGGCCGGCTGCGCCGTCCCCGAGGCCGCCGAACTCGCCGCCCTGCACGCCGCGTTCTGCGCCGCCGCCCCGGACACCGCGCCGCCGCTGGACGCCGACACCGCACACGCCCTCACCGGCCTGCTCGCCGCCCACCTGCGCGCCGGTGAGGCGCCCGCCGGGCCCGGCACGGCCGCCGTCGAGGAGACCCTGCGGGCGATCCTGCGCCGGCTCGGCGGCACCACCGACGCCCGGGCCCGCCAGGCGCTCGCCCGGCTCGCCGCCGAGTACGCGCACGCGGCCGGTGGACTGCGGATGCAGCACGGCCGCAACGCCACCGCGATGGCCTGCTTCGACCGCGCGCTCACCTGGTCCGAACTGGCCGACGACCCGGCCACCCAGGTCGCCGCGTTGAGCGACATGAGCACCCTCGCCCGGCTCGACGGCGACCCGGCCGCCGCGCTCGGCTACGCCCGCGAGATCGCCCGGGCCGCGCCCGGCCGGCACTGGGCCGGCGCGATGTCCCAGATCGGCCAGGCGCGGGCGCACGCCCTGGCGGGGGACGTCCGCGCGACCGTCCGGCACATCGGCCGCGCCCGGCTGCACCTCGACCACATCGGCGAGCACGACGAGACCGACGCGCCCTGGCTCTCCATCGCCTCGATGCGGCTGCGGGTCGAGTCGGCCGCCGCCGCCGCACTGCGCGACGCCTCCGCCGCCGTCGGGGACCACCGGCTGGCACTGCGCGCCGTGGACGCCGCCGACACCGCGCTGCGGCTGCTCGCCCCGGACCAACTGCCCTCCACCCGGCTGCTGTTCACCATCCGGATGGCCGACTGCCACCTGTGTGCCCATGACCCGCGGACCGCCGTGGAGCTGCTCGCCCCGGTCCTGGACGAGGCGACCGCGCTGCCCGCCCTCGCCCGCCACGAACTGCGCGGGCTGCGCATCCGGCTGGGCGCCCACGGGCTGGCGGTATCTTGA